Proteins encoded in a region of the Phoenix dactylifera cultivar Barhee BC4 chromosome 3, palm_55x_up_171113_PBpolish2nd_filt_p, whole genome shotgun sequence genome:
- the LOC103714412 gene encoding putative pentatricopeptide repeat-containing protein At3g08820 — MAAIPLPRPSPPPAYLSAAPELKRRLLQGCRCFQELKHLHARLLRLGLNGDQYLLNLLLRSSFDSDQPAHALLLFHRTDHPNLYLWNTMVRGLVAADRMADAVHLYTDMRHEGLSPNNFTFPFVLKACARLLDLDTGVKIHAHVLKAGFDLDVFVKTSLLSLYAKCGRLDEAQRLFDEIPVRNVVSWTAIISGYMGEGRLEEALDMFRRSLEMDLRPDSFTLVRVLTACSQLGDLKAGKWIHQYIEDKGMGMNVFVATSLVDMYTKCGSMDKARAVFDGMVEKDVVSWSAMIGGYSSNGLPQEALELFFQMQAANVKPDCYTMVGVLSACARLGALELGQQVSRLMDMSDFLSNPVLGTALIDMYAKCGSTAHAWTVFERMMEKDLIVWNAMITGLAMTGHGKVSFGLFAQIEKMGIQPDGNTFIGILCSCTHTGLVEDGRKYFYSMNQLYNLTPRIEHYGCMVDLLGRAGLLEEAHRLIKEMPMEANAVVWGALLGGCRIHRHTQLAELVLKQLIELEPQNSGNYVLLSNIYATSGRWEDAAKLRLVMNEKGIQKTPGRSWVELKGVVHEFHVGDKSHPFSKQIYSKLDELGKQLKALGYMPTTEVVLFDIEEEEKEHSLGHHSEKLAIAFGLISTRPDETIRVVKNLRVCNDCHAAIKLTSKITSREIIVRDNNRYHCFKDGLCSCNDYW, encoded by the coding sequence ATGGCCGccatccctctcccccgcccatCCCCTCCTCCTGCCTACCTCTCCGCCGCCCCTGAGCTAAAGCGGCGCCTCCTCCAGGGATGCCGCTGCTTCCAAGAGCTCAAACACCTCCACGCCCGCCTCCTCCGCCTCGGCCTCAACGGCGACCAGTACCTCCTCAACCTCCTCCTCCGCTCCTCCTTCGACTCCGACCAGCCCGCCCACGCCCTCCTTCTCTTCCACCGCACCGACCACCCCAACCTCTACCTCTGGAACACCATGGTCCGAGGCCTCGTCGCCGCCGATCGCATGGCCGACGCCGTCCACCTCTACACCGACATGCGGCACGAGGGCCTGTCTCCCAACAACTTCACCTTCCCCTTCGTCCTCAAGGCCTGCGCCCGCCTCCTCGACCTCGATACCGGGGTAAAGATCCACGCCCACGTTTTGAAAGCCGGGTTCGACTTGGATGTCTTCGTCAAGACCAGCTTGCTCTCTCTGTATGCGAAATGTGGCCGCTTGGATGAAGCCCAGCGGCTGTTCGATGAAATTCCGGTGAGAAATGTTGTGTCTTGGACCGCGATTATCAGCGGCTACATGGGTGAGGGAAGATTGGAGGAAGCGCTGGATATGTTTCGGAGGTCATTGGAGATGGATTTGAGGCCGGATAGTTTCACACTGGTCAGGGTCTTGACTGCCTGTTCCCAATTGGGGGACTTGAAGGCCGGGAAGTGGATACATCAGTATATAGAGGACAAGGGGATGGGAATGAATGTTTTTGTTGCTACATCGCTTGTGGATATGTATACTAAATGTGGAAGCATGGACAAGGCTCGAGCTGTCTTTGATGGGATGGTTGAGAAGGATGTGGTGTCTTGGAGTGCGATGATTGGTGGATATTCTTCCAATGGGCTGCCTCAAGAGGCTTTGGAACTCTTCTTCCAAATGCAGGCTGCCAACGTGAAGCCTGATTGCTATACCATGGTCGGAGTTCTTTCAGCTTGTGCTAGATTAGGAGCTCTGGAGTTGGGCCAACAGGTCAGCCGTCTAATGGACATGAGTGACTTTCTCTCGAACCCTGTGTTAGGGACAGCATTGATCGATATGTATGCCAAATGTGGAAGTACAGCTCATGCTTGGACTGTTTTCGAGAGAATGATGGAAAAGGACCTTATAGTTTGGAATGCAATGATAACAGGGCTTGCCATGACTGGCCATGGGAAGGTGTCGTTTGGGCTTTTTGCTCAAATTGAGAAGATGGGAATCCAACCTGATGGGAATACTTTCATAGGCATTCTCTGTAGCTGTACTCACACTGGTCTAGTGGAAGATGGAAGGAAGTATTTTTATAGCATGAATCAGTTATATAACTTGACTCCCAGAATTGAGCACTATGGCTGTATGGTTGATCTTCTTGGCCGTGCAGGCTTGTTGGAGGAGGCTCATCGGTTGATCAAGGAGATGCCTATGGAGGCCAATGCAGTTGTTTGGGGGGCTCTGCTGGGTGGTTGCAGGATACACCGTCACACCCAACTGGCCGAGCTTGTTTTGAAGCAGCTTATTGAGCTAGAGCCTCAAAATTCTGGGAATTATGTCCTGCTATCAAATATATATGCTACAAGTGGCAGATGGGAAGATGCAGCAAAACTCAGGTTAGTCATGAATGAGAAGGGGATCCAGAAGACACCTGGACGTAGCTGGGTCGAACTGAAAGGTGTGGTTCATGAGTTCCATGTGGGGGACAAATCCCATCCCTTCAGCAAACAAATTTACTCAAAGCTCGATGAGTTGGGTAAGCAACTAAAGGCACTAGGATACATGCCAACAACAGAAGTAGTATTGTTTGAcatagaagaggaagagaaggagcaTTCCCTTGGGCATCATAGCGAGAAGCTAGCCATTGCATTTGGTCTCATCAGTACTAGACCGGATGAAACAATCCGGGTAGTGAAGAACCTTCGTGTCTGTAATGACTGTCATGCAGCTATTAAACTCACTTCAAAAATTACCAGCCGTGAAATAATTGTGAGGGATAATAACCGGTACCACTGTTTCAAAGATGGCTTGTGTTCATGCAATGATTATTGGTGA